From the Acidilutibacter cellobiosedens genome, one window contains:
- a CDS encoding ABC transporter ATP-binding protein — MLRLENVTKTYSKNSIKAVDNINLEIERGEVFGFLGPNGAGKTTTIKMIVGLLKPDNGKITVNGIDVWQNPIEAKKLMSYVPDDPELYNKLKGIEYLNFVGDIYEIFKEERIERIEKYLDIFELKGAIKDTIGSYSHGMKQKLALISALIHEPEILILDEPMVGLDPKSAFNLKEIMRDMCNKGKTVFFSTHILEVAEKICDRIGIIKEGNIIALGTMEELRHHSAKEESLEEIFLELTE; from the coding sequence TTGTTAAGACTGGAAAATGTGACAAAGACTTATAGCAAGAACAGTATAAAAGCTGTAGATAATATTAATCTTGAGATAGAAAGGGGAGAAGTATTTGGATTTCTTGGGCCTAATGGAGCAGGAAAAACTACAACTATTAAGATGATAGTCGGGCTTTTAAAGCCGGATAATGGGAAAATAACAGTCAATGGTATAGATGTATGGCAAAATCCTATAGAAGCTAAAAAGCTTATGAGTTATGTTCCTGATGATCCCGAACTATATAATAAGCTAAAGGGAATAGAATATTTGAATTTTGTAGGAGATATTTACGAAATTTTCAAAGAGGAAAGAATTGAAAGAATAGAGAAATATTTGGACATATTTGAGTTAAAAGGAGCAATAAAAGATACGATAGGGAGTTATTCTCATGGAATGAAACAGAAACTCGCATTGATATCCGCATTGATTCATGAACCGGAAATACTTATATTGGATGAGCCTATGGTGGGCCTGGATCCCAAGTCAGCATTTAATCTTAAAGAGATAATGAGGGATATGTGTAATAAAGGGAAAACAGTGTTTTTTTCAACTCATATATTGGAAGTAGCAGAAAAGATTTGCGACAGGATCGGAATTATAAAGGAAGGAAATATTATAGCTTTGGGGACAATGGAAGAACTGAGGCACCATTCGGCTAAAGAAGAATCCCTTGAAGAAATATTTTTGGAGCTGACAGAATGA
- a CDS encoding putative ABC transporter permease subunit, which yields MMDKLISLLKTDLNITFGLSSLKYDLKNRKDKWKIGLVILFIVSVVPAYGIFIKFLLNLYEGYKIVGIERAFILSGFLITQILIFLFGIIFVMSKYYFSNDLNILLPLPLKAGTIVGAKFLSMVVNEYIVSFPIIIPYMVIYGLKSQVNFIYWIYALFLILLLPFIPLALDSVIVMFFMRWTNIKGKKDFMRIIGYVLMMVLILFFQFKLQNMGNDLLAQGNTDAIMKYIDQKNDLIRNLGMSFPPSSWATLALTESNKILGFVYLIVFGGASVGGFLLVSALSEKLFFKGLMGNFEEKGRGSNVTEEEIKKGFSKIRPQYMAVFSKEMKTLVRTPIYLFNSIGGVIIVPIILVMTTAMDNGNSLKVLTVYAQKFSHYITLFGTGLIVFLGIANSVGATTFSREGKNLWIIRSAPSKYSDQIIGRLLSSLMVQAIGIVCLIVVLPFLIKINLENIIGIIALGMLGSIPVTLLGMIVDILRPLLDWDNPQKAMKENLNVLIGMGIGALYILIVGFLVYLLLKIDLNIYLIYLLMGLIFCLSSYFLFKILTKLVERQFINLE from the coding sequence ATGATGGATAAATTGATATCTTTGTTAAAAACGGATTTAAATATTACCTTTGGATTATCCTCACTAAAATATGATTTAAAAAACAGGAAGGATAAATGGAAGATAGGGCTTGTAATTCTTTTTATTGTTTCCGTAGTTCCGGCTTACGGTATTTTTATAAAATTTTTACTTAACTTATATGAAGGATATAAAATTGTCGGAATAGAGAGAGCTTTTATTCTTTCGGGTTTTTTAATTACCCAGATATTGATATTTTTATTTGGAATAATATTTGTAATGTCCAAATATTATTTTTCCAATGATTTGAATATACTTCTTCCCTTGCCTTTAAAAGCCGGTACTATAGTTGGAGCTAAATTTTTATCCATGGTTGTTAATGAATATATCGTATCCTTCCCAATAATAATTCCTTATATGGTAATATATGGGCTTAAAAGCCAAGTTAATTTTATTTATTGGATATATGCTTTATTTCTTATATTGCTGCTTCCGTTTATTCCTTTAGCATTGGATTCTGTGATAGTGATGTTCTTCATGAGATGGACCAATATCAAAGGTAAAAAGGACTTTATGAGAATAATAGGGTATGTCCTGATGATGGTGTTGATATTGTTTTTTCAATTTAAGCTTCAAAATATGGGAAATGATTTGTTGGCACAAGGCAATACCGATGCTATTATGAAATATATAGATCAAAAAAATGATTTAATACGTAATTTGGGAATGTCCTTTCCACCAAGTTCATGGGCAACATTGGCATTAACCGAAAGCAATAAAATTTTGGGATTTGTTTATTTGATTGTTTTCGGAGGAGCATCTGTTGGAGGCTTTTTATTGGTCAGTGCTTTGAGTGAAAAATTGTTTTTCAAGGGATTAATGGGGAACTTTGAGGAAAAGGGAAGAGGCAGTAATGTAACGGAAGAAGAAATAAAGAAGGGATTTTCAAAGATAAGGCCTCAATATATGGCGGTATTTTCAAAAGAAATGAAAACACTTGTAAGAACTCCCATATACCTCTTTAATTCCATCGGCGGAGTTATAATAGTCCCTATAATTCTTGTAATGACTACCGCGATGGATAATGGAAACTCGTTAAAGGTATTAACGGTCTATGCACAAAAATTTTCTCATTATATAACATTGTTTGGAACGGGGCTTATAGTTTTTTTGGGGATTGCCAACAGCGTAGGGGCTACTACTTTTTCACGAGAAGGGAAAAACCTTTGGATAATAAGATCCGCTCCTTCAAAATACAGTGATCAAATAATTGGCAGATTGTTATCTTCTTTGATGGTACAGGCAATTGGTATTGTATGTTTAATTGTAGTTTTGCCGTTTTTAATCAAAATTAATTTGGAAAACATAATAGGGATTATTGCATTAGGGATGCTGGGAAGTATTCCGGTTACTCTTTTGGGAATGATTGTTGATATATTAAGGCCTCTTCTTGACTGGGATAATCCCCAGAAGGCCATGAAAGAAAATTTAAATGTGTTAATAGGCATGGGAATAGGAGCGTTATATATTTTAATAGTGGGTTTTTTAGTATATTTATTATTAAAGATAGATTTGAATATTTATTTAATATATCTTTTGATGGGCTTAATATTTTGTTTATCATCTTATTTTTTATTTAAAATTCTCACTAAATTAGTTGAAAGACAATTTATTAATTTAGAATAA
- a CDS encoding inorganic diphosphatase has translation MENTVKAFIEIPRGSSNKYEYDKEKGEFFLDRTLYSPMFYPTEYGFIPETLGDDGDPLDIMVLTAYPTFPGCTIESRVIGMLLMIDQGEGDEKIIAVPVGDPRYENVQTIDDVNGHLKKEIEHFFSHYKDLEKKEVQINGWAGKKEAFSMIEKAKENYKKSHK, from the coding sequence ATGGAAAATACAGTAAAAGCTTTTATTGAAATCCCGAGAGGGAGCAGTAACAAATATGAATATGACAAGGAGAAAGGAGAATTTTTCTTAGACAGAACATTATACTCTCCGATGTTTTATCCGACAGAATACGGATTTATTCCTGAAACTCTCGGAGATGACGGAGATCCTCTTGATATAATGGTTCTTACGGCTTATCCCACATTCCCGGGGTGTACCATTGAAAGCAGAGTTATCGGAATGCTTCTCATGATAGATCAAGGGGAAGGAGACGAAAAAATAATTGCCGTACCTGTAGGGGACCCAAGATATGAAAATGTTCAAACTATAGACGACGTAAATGGCCACCTGAAAAAAGAAATCGAACACTTTTTCTCTCATTATAAGGACTTAGAAAAAAAGGAAGTTCAAATAAACGGATGGGCAGGGAAAAAAGAAGCTTTTTCAATGATAGAAAAGGCTAAGGAAAACTATAAAAAATCTCACAAATAA
- a CDS encoding acyl-CoA thioesterase has product MERIKVAHLVKSEDLNHHGTLFAGRMAEWFVEACFICAAKKTEKPESILCVNIHGLTFSHPADLGNVINMEVYIARAKRTSFTVYCKITRNNSSDILSDGFITFVFVGENRRPTPHHIVLDEPADEEERNTRLRAEKL; this is encoded by the coding sequence ATGGAAAGAATTAAAGTAGCTCATCTAGTGAAATCTGAGGATTTAAACCATCACGGTACTCTGTTTGCCGGAAGAATGGCAGAATGGTTCGTTGAAGCATGCTTTATATGTGCCGCGAAAAAAACAGAAAAACCTGAAAGCATATTATGTGTAAACATTCACGGGCTTACCTTTTCCCATCCCGCGGATCTGGGAAATGTAATCAATATGGAAGTTTACATAGCCAGAGCCAAACGGACAAGTTTCACAGTCTATTGTAAAATAACCAGAAATAATTCTTCCGATATTCTTTCAGACGGATTTATAACATTTGTTTTTGTAGGAGAAAATAGGCGGCCTACCCCTCACCATATAGTGTTGGATGAACCTGCCGATGAAGAAGAAAGGAACACTCGATTAAGAGCAGAGAAACTTTAA
- a CDS encoding MATE family efflux transporter: MENGELLEGDLKKNLLKLSFPTMIGYFLQYVYDIIDMMWVGRISSSAVAGITIFSTIFLLVTVLNEIIGTSSISLISQSYGMGNKKKTQKIVEQTLTFKALVAFIAAGIMIISLKPLLSYFTKDDIVIKAALDFGYIRIFFLPITFSSYSVNTALRCLGDSKTPMYIMIVGAVTNIILDPFLMFKTVPGTSIPGLNMGVFGAAVATVISTSIAFLLGFYILLKGKKKLKISVKGLFKLDWNIDKKLLAIGIPSGLQIFSRNFAGVLALKFASLYGTDAVAAMGIGAKLLNFCFMPVSGIAISSSTIIGQCLGGECVEKAEETVKFSVKFNLIMMILVSVVAIIFPENIMKLFISDKNVIEIGILMIRIIIPSLIFGGISMGISSAFSGSGYNIPYLISSFISRWLVQVPMLFIVTNLLQLPIIFLWISFMVTDISEMLIIILLYKNGKWKTKRV; the protein is encoded by the coding sequence ATGGAGAACGGTGAACTTTTAGAGGGAGACTTGAAAAAAAATTTGCTTAAGCTGTCCTTTCCTACAATGATAGGGTATTTCCTACAATATGTTTATGATATCATAGATATGATGTGGGTAGGCAGAATATCCTCTTCTGCAGTAGCGGGAATAACTATATTCTCTACAATTTTCTTACTTGTAACAGTATTGAATGAAATAATTGGGACAAGTTCCATTTCTCTTATTTCTCAAAGCTATGGAATGGGAAACAAAAAAAAGACTCAGAAAATTGTAGAACAAACATTGACCTTTAAAGCATTGGTGGCATTCATAGCAGCAGGTATAATGATAATATCCCTGAAACCTCTACTTTCCTATTTTACCAAAGACGACATAGTTATAAAGGCGGCATTGGACTTTGGATATATAAGAATATTTTTTCTTCCCATAACTTTCTCATCTTATTCTGTAAATACTGCTTTAAGGTGCTTGGGAGATTCTAAAACTCCAATGTATATAATGATTGTCGGAGCAGTTACAAATATAATACTTGATCCTTTTCTCATGTTTAAAACTGTTCCCGGAACTTCAATACCCGGATTAAATATGGGAGTATTTGGAGCAGCCGTTGCTACCGTTATTTCTACTTCGATTGCTTTTCTTTTAGGCTTTTATATTCTTTTGAAGGGTAAAAAAAAGCTTAAAATTTCAGTTAAGGGTTTATTTAAATTGGATTGGAATATCGATAAAAAATTGTTAGCCATAGGAATTCCATCAGGTCTTCAAATTTTCTCACGAAATTTTGCCGGAGTCCTCGCCCTTAAATTTGCATCTTTATATGGAACTGATGCAGTTGCCGCTATGGGAATAGGAGCAAAACTTTTAAATTTTTGTTTCATGCCTGTCTCAGGGATAGCTATAAGTTCAAGTACTATTATAGGTCAATGTCTCGGCGGGGAATGTGTGGAAAAAGCTGAAGAAACCGTAAAATTTTCTGTTAAATTTAATTTAATAATGATGATTTTAGTATCTGTAGTTGCCATAATATTTCCGGAAAACATTATGAAACTGTTTATATCGGATAAAAATGTAATAGAAATAGGGATATTGATGATAAGAATAATTATACCTTCTTTAATATTCGGCGGAATATCTATGGGGATAAGTTCGGCCTTTTCCGGTTCAGGCTATAATATCCCTTATCTTATTTCAAGCTTTATATCCAGATGGCTGGTTCAGGTTCCCATGCTTTTTATAGTTACAAATTTGCTTCAACTTCCTATAATTTTTTTATGGATAAGTTTTATGGTAACGGATATATCGGAAATGCTCATAATCATATTATTATACAAAAACGGGAAATGGAAAACAAAAAGAGTTTGA
- a CDS encoding M55 family metallopeptidase, protein MKIFISADIEGTTGIAHWSETEKSEKDYQYFQEQMNREVRAACEGAIESGANEIWIKDAHDSGRNIEPNKMPRNADLKIIRGWSGHPLSMIQELNETFDAIIFTGYHSWGGSDGNPLAHTMNTSSVNMIKINGEYCSEFMLHGYGAAYLKVPVAFLSGDKELCREVNRINENIATVGVNEGVGNSSISIHPDMAVELIKKGVSKSLKKDLSKNIIQLPDKFKLEVDYTTHGKAYKSSFYPGARLVSPKKVVFETEDYFEIMRAAMFIL, encoded by the coding sequence ATGAAAATATTTATAAGTGCAGATATTGAAGGGACTACAGGAATTGCCCATTGGAGTGAAACGGAGAAGTCAGAGAAGGATTATCAATATTTTCAGGAACAGATGAACAGAGAAGTAAGAGCTGCCTGTGAAGGAGCTATAGAATCGGGGGCAAATGAGATATGGATAAAGGATGCTCATGATTCGGGAAGAAATATTGAACCGAATAAGATGCCGAGAAATGCAGACTTGAAAATCATAAGAGGCTGGTCCGGACATCCTCTTTCTATGATACAGGAACTAAATGAAACGTTTGATGCTATAATATTTACCGGATATCATTCCTGGGGGGGTTCGGACGGCAATCCTCTTGCTCATACCATGAACACCTCTTCCGTAAACATGATTAAAATAAACGGAGAATATTGCAGTGAATTTATGCTCCACGGTTATGGAGCTGCATATTTGAAGGTACCTGTGGCATTTTTGAGTGGAGATAAGGAATTATGCAGAGAAGTTAACAGAATAAATGAAAACATAGCAACTGTCGGAGTGAATGAAGGAGTTGGAAATTCATCCATCAGTATTCATCCGGACATGGCCGTTGAATTGATAAAGAAAGGAGTAAGCAAGTCCCTTAAAAAGGATTTGAGTAAGAATATTATTCAGCTTCCCGATAAATTTAAATTAGAGGTAGACTATACTACTCACGGGAAAGCTTATAAATCAAGTTTTTATCCGGGAGCAAGACTTGTTTCACCTAAAAAGGTAGTATTTGAAACTGAGGATTATTTTGAAATTATGAGAGCTGCAATGTTTATACTTTAG
- a CDS encoding MATE family efflux transporter, with protein sequence MAAEIEREENKRIRNRILAMIIPITIENILQMMTGFVSMAMIGRIDAIAVGALGISNRITQIIWALFNGIATGVTVFVAQAYGSNNREKIKKVAIQSLMASVILVVILQQIIFWNASNILKIFDPNDVLLQNGTMYLKISSWGLPFITIVLIVAGILHGVGNTKTPMQIVLIMNIMNIFFSYILIFGKFGISPLKLKGAAISIVLAQIIAAFLGIWVLFGKDGILSNHFNKKSFKLDKEEIISIYKVGLPTSFESIFWQIAAIIITKAILTYGESALAAYQLGLQAESISYMPAAGFSVAATTFIGQTLGSGEKDLGRKYLKQLVIGTSIITIFTGGTLTFFPQLIMRLLTNNKELISIGIGYLVAMGVVQIPQNIAGVLNGALRGAGFTRVPMIVAGVGLWLIRVPSSLLAAYYFKTSISVIWIIIGVDMFFRFLLSFIIYKTKDIYNMNLIINK encoded by the coding sequence ATGGCTGCGGAAATTGAAAGGGAAGAAAACAAAAGGATACGAAACAGAATACTTGCTATGATCATCCCTATCACTATTGAAAATATTCTCCAGATGATGACTGGTTTTGTTTCCATGGCAATGATAGGAAGAATAGATGCTATAGCAGTAGGGGCTTTGGGAATAAGCAATAGAATCACTCAAATAATATGGGCGCTGTTTAATGGAATAGCTACAGGGGTAACCGTGTTTGTTGCTCAGGCTTATGGTTCCAATAATAGGGAGAAGATAAAAAAAGTTGCAATACAATCGCTGATGGCATCTGTAATTTTAGTGGTGATACTTCAACAGATTATATTTTGGAATGCTTCAAATATTTTAAAAATTTTTGATCCCAACGACGTTCTTCTCCAAAATGGAACGATGTATTTAAAAATTTCATCTTGGGGTCTTCCCTTTATTACAATAGTATTGATTGTAGCGGGAATTCTTCATGGCGTAGGAAATACTAAAACTCCCATGCAAATAGTTCTTATCATGAATATAATGAATATATTTTTCAGTTATATTTTGATATTTGGGAAATTTGGAATTAGTCCTCTTAAATTGAAGGGAGCGGCCATTTCTATTGTGTTAGCTCAAATTATTGCTGCTTTTTTAGGAATTTGGGTATTGTTTGGGAAAGATGGAATTTTATCTAATCATTTTAATAAAAAGTCTTTTAAATTAGATAAAGAGGAAATCATTTCGATATACAAAGTAGGATTACCTACTTCTTTTGAGTCGATATTTTGGCAGATAGCTGCCATTATAATTACAAAGGCTATACTTACTTATGGGGAATCGGCTTTAGCAGCTTATCAATTAGGTCTTCAGGCAGAATCGATTTCCTATATGCCTGCAGCAGGATTTTCCGTAGCGGCTACTACTTTTATAGGTCAGACCTTGGGCTCGGGGGAAAAAGATTTGGGAAGAAAATATTTAAAACAGTTGGTAATAGGAACATCAATTATCACTATATTTACGGGAGGTACTTTAACGTTTTTCCCTCAGCTGATAATGAGACTTCTTACAAATAATAAAGAGCTTATCAGTATTGGAATCGGATATTTGGTAGCTATGGGAGTTGTCCAAATTCCTCAAAACATAGCAGGAGTATTAAACGGTGCTTTGAGAGGGGCAGGTTTTACAAGAGTACCCATGATTGTAGCAGGAGTCGGATTGTGGCTTATTAGAGTACCTTCAAGTCTGTTGGCGGCTTATTATTTTAAAACAAGTATTTCTGTTATTTGGATTATTATAGGTGTGGATATGTTCTTTAGATTTTTATTAAGTTTTATAATATATAAGACAAAAGATATTTATAATATGAATTTAATTATAAATAAATAA
- a CDS encoding amidohydrolase, whose amino-acid sequence MLTLIEGIKLLSMGSSKEIINDTNIYIQDDKIVHIGDLKREMNPDRIIDGKDKLAMPGLINAHTHISMSLMRNFADDLPLQEWLTQKIWPVESHLTAEDVYWGAMLSIVEMIQSGTTCFADMYFFMDEVGRAIEESGIRGMISRGITEEDDEEKNEEKIKDTRNLYNNWNGKADGRIKVFVAPHAPYTCGIGFLEKALNLAKELNTAIHIHLSETKREVDDSLRIYGKSPIKHVYDIGLFDVPILAAHCVHVSPEDIEILKEKNVNVVNNPGSNLKLASGFAPVVDMLKAGVNVALGTDGSSSNNNLNMFEEINLAAIINKGITGIATAVPAIKAVEMATVNGAKSLLWENEIGTIEAGKKADIILIDMDKPHLYPIHDIISSLAYTVQGSDVDTVIVNGKVIMEKREMKTMDVEKIKYNAEKSAESLIRR is encoded by the coding sequence ATGTTGACATTGATAGAAGGTATTAAGTTGCTTTCTATGGGAAGTTCCAAAGAAATTATTAATGATACGAATATTTATATTCAGGATGACAAAATTGTTCATATCGGAGACCTAAAAAGGGAAATGAATCCTGACAGAATAATAGATGGGAAAGATAAATTAGCTATGCCCGGCCTTATAAATGCACATACTCATATATCCATGTCTCTTATGAGAAATTTTGCAGATGATTTACCCCTTCAAGAATGGCTGACTCAGAAAATATGGCCTGTAGAGTCTCATCTTACAGCAGAGGATGTATATTGGGGTGCAATGTTAAGTATTGTGGAAATGATTCAATCAGGGACTACTTGTTTTGCAGATATGTATTTCTTTATGGACGAAGTGGGAAGGGCAATAGAGGAAAGCGGAATAAGAGGGATGATTTCAAGAGGGATTACGGAAGAAGACGATGAAGAAAAAAACGAGGAAAAGATAAAGGATACAAGAAATCTTTATAATAATTGGAACGGTAAAGCCGACGGAAGGATAAAAGTATTTGTGGCACCTCATGCACCTTATACCTGCGGTATAGGATTTTTGGAGAAAGCCTTGAATTTGGCAAAAGAACTAAATACGGCAATACATATTCATCTTTCGGAGACAAAAAGAGAAGTGGACGACAGTTTAAGAATATATGGAAAATCTCCGATAAAACACGTATACGATATAGGTTTATTTGATGTGCCTATATTAGCTGCCCATTGCGTTCATGTTTCCCCAGAGGACATAGAAATCCTTAAAGAAAAGAATGTGAACGTAGTAAATAATCCCGGAAGTAATCTGAAGCTGGCAAGCGGATTTGCTCCGGTAGTTGACATGCTTAAGGCCGGTGTTAATGTGGCTTTGGGAACAGACGGATCTTCCAGTAACAATAATCTTAATATGTTTGAGGAAATTAATTTGGCTGCTATTATAAATAAGGGAATCACGGGAATTGCTACGGCAGTACCGGCGATAAAGGCAGTTGAAATGGCGACTGTAAATGGTGCTAAATCATTATTGTGGGAAAATGAAATAGGGACTATAGAAGCTGGGAAAAAGGCCGATATAATACTTATAGATATGGACAAACCCCATCTTTATCCCATACATGATATCATATCTTCTCTTGCCTATACAGTACAGGGATCAGATGTGGATACAGTAATAGTAAACGGAAAGGTTATAATGGAGAAAAGAGAAATGAAAACCATGGATGTAGAAAAGATAAAATATAATGCGGAGAAATCCGCTGAGAGTTTAATAAGGAGATAG
- a CDS encoding ATPase: MLDVLTEIKGAEDTADKIEADAQLNAKKLIKSTEEKADVEIQNAVKKAKTIEEDIIKRKEDEGRREAEIILKSAEEECKKIKEIQDDKIEKAVSLVIERIVNGYGNS, encoded by the coding sequence TTGCTTGATGTTTTAACTGAGATAAAAGGAGCAGAAGATACTGCTGATAAAATTGAGGCAGATGCTCAGTTGAATGCGAAGAAATTGATTAAGTCTACAGAAGAAAAAGCAGATGTAGAAATACAAAATGCAGTAAAGAAAGCTAAAACTATAGAAGAAGATATAATAAAAAGAAAGGAAGACGAAGGAAGAAGGGAGGCTGAAATCATACTAAAATCAGCAGAAGAGGAATGTAAAAAAATTAAAGAAATACAAGATGACAAAATTGAAAAAGCAGTATCTCTTGTAATTGAGAGGATAGTGAACGGCTATGGCAATAGTTAA
- a CDS encoding V-type ATP synthase subunit I, whose translation MAIVKMKKIIIAAPESDKDSMLSTIQSENCIEIVDLKSSVEIEELDYTKSGNTVSQIEVDLNNIKFTYDFLKQYNKKKHGILDKKETLTEKEFKQLGSSLRWKDIYLQCKEIKEKLELNKNEISKLYSLIEQYTPWINLDINDEKLKGLKKISYFWGSISKKFENQMYDELKSEFNDIYIERISEKGQSINLFLLGYKDDEHNISDVLKKYGFTNNNLNLSDMPKDKINEFNEKIHSLENECQKMKTKAEKLAEDIGYIEKLCDYFSSKLDKQKVLSNLIETKKTFILEGWITENNSEKMKSFLKSKYEYIYIELKDVSESDNPPIKLKNNFLVEPFETITSLYGLPNFSEVDPTPVLTPFYMIFFGMMMADIGYGLVMIAASLFMLKFIDMADGMKKIVKLIFYCGFPTILFGFLYGSFFGGIISLKPLWVSPVDNTVEVLIASLVMGIIHIFTGLGVKAYMLIKDKKYKDAFYDVFSWYGLIIGLICMLLKVGGKFPKILAGVSALVLLLTQGRNNKSIAGKFFGGLYGLYGITGYLGDTLSYSRLLALGLSSGLIGWAFNILVGMVGGKGFVSMIFAALIFIIGHTFNILIGGLGTFVHTCRLQYLEFFGKFYEGGGKAFSPLKFNTKYVKIKTE comes from the coding sequence ATGGCAATAGTTAAAATGAAAAAGATAATAATAGCGGCACCGGAAAGTGATAAAGATAGTATGTTGAGTACAATTCAGTCTGAAAATTGTATTGAAATTGTAGATTTAAAAAGCAGTGTCGAGATTGAAGAATTAGATTATACTAAAAGCGGTAATACTGTAAGCCAAATAGAAGTTGATTTAAATAATATAAAGTTTACATATGATTTCCTTAAGCAGTACAATAAGAAGAAGCATGGAATTTTAGATAAAAAGGAAACATTAACGGAGAAAGAATTTAAACAATTAGGCAGTTCTTTAAGATGGAAGGATATATATTTGCAGTGTAAGGAAATAAAAGAAAAATTGGAATTAAATAAAAATGAAATTTCTAAATTATATTCTCTGATAGAACAATATACTCCGTGGATAAATTTAGATATAAATGATGAAAAACTTAAAGGTTTAAAGAAAATATCTTATTTTTGGGGAAGTATATCAAAAAAGTTTGAAAACCAGATGTATGATGAGTTGAAAAGTGAATTTAATGATATATACATTGAAAGAATTTCTGAAAAAGGGCAAAGCATAAATTTGTTTTTATTAGGATATAAGGATGATGAGCATAATATTTCAGATGTGCTGAAGAAATACGGTTTTACAAATAATAATTTAAATTTAAGTGATATGCCAAAAGATAAAATAAATGAATTCAATGAGAAGATACACAGCCTTGAGAACGAATGTCAGAAAATGAAAACTAAGGCTGAAAAATTAGCTGAGGATATCGGCTATATAGAGAAATTGTGCGATTATTTCAGCAGCAAATTGGACAAACAAAAAGTACTGTCAAATCTTATAGAAACAAAAAAGACTTTTATCCTTGAAGGATGGATTACCGAAAATAATTCGGAAAAAATGAAGTCATTTTTGAAATCTAAATATGAATATATATATATTGAGCTTAAAGATGTATCTGAAAGTGACAATCCGCCTATCAAATTAAAAAATAATTTTTTGGTAGAGCCTTTTGAGACCATCACATCCCTTTATGGACTTCCCAATTTTAGCGAGGTTGATCCTACTCCGGTTCTTACACCCTTTTATATGATATTTTTCGGAATGATGATGGCGGATATAGGATATGGACTGGTTATGATTGCTGCATCATTATTTATGCTAAAATTCATTGATATGGCAGATGGAATGAAAAAGATTGTAAAATTAATATTTTATTGTGGATTTCCTACAATCTTGTTTGGCTTTTTATATGGAAGTTTCTTTGGAGGTATAATTAGTTTAAAACCATTATGGGTTAGTCCGGTAGACAATACTGTAGAGGTACTGATAGCTTCTCTCGTTATGGGGATAATTCATATTTTTACGGGTTTGGGAGTTAAAGCATATATGCTTATCAAAGATAAAAAATACAAAGATGCTTTTTATGATGTTTTTTCTTGGTATGGTCTTATAATAGGGCTTATATGTATGCTTTTAAAGGTAGGAGGAAAATTTCCCAAGATATTGGCGGGAGTAAGTGCTTTAGTTCTTTTGTTAACTCAGGGCAGAAATAATAAGTCCATAGCAGGGAAATTCTTTGGTGGGCTATATGGTCTTTATGGTATAACGGGATATCTGGGAGATACTCTTTCTTATTCAAGGCTTTTAGCCTTAGGGCTTTCTTCAGGTCTTATAGGATGGGCTTTTAATATTCTTGTCGGGATGGTTGGAGGCAAGGGATTTGTTTCCATGATATTTGCGGCATTAATATTTATAATAGGGCATACTTTCAATATTTTGATAGGAGGTCTGGGGACCTTTGTTCATACATGCAGACTCCAGTATCTTGAATTTTTCGGAAAGTTTTATGAAGGCGGAGGCAAAGCTTTTTCACCTTTAAAATTCAATACAAAATATGTAAAAATTAAAACAGAATAA